Part of the Sodalinema gerasimenkoae IPPAS B-353 genome is shown below.
CAAGAACTTGCTCTGCACGGCTTTACCGATGTCGAAATTTCCCCCTTTAGCCCAGAGCAAATTACCACCTTTGCCCAAAAGTGGTTTGTGACCCTCGGCAGAACCGCTACCTCCCAAGGACAGACCCAGGCCGCAGAATTTATCGAGAAACTTGACCTCCCCGAAAACTGGCAGTTTCGCCAATTGGTGGTGACCCCCCTCTTTTTGCACCTTTCCTGCTGGCTGTTTCAGGGGCAAGGGCAGTTTCCGACCAAGCGCACAGCATTTTATAAGCAAGGGTTAGACCTGCTGTTGGGGAAATGGGATGAAACCAAAGGGGTGACGCGCGATGATGCCTATCGAGAATTTTTACTCCCGCAAAAAATGAGGCTCCTGAGTCAACTAGCCGCCGTTACCTTTGAAAAAGGACAGTACTTTTTTGAGCAGCGCGTCATTGAGCAATACATCGAAGATTACCTGGAAAATCTGCCTGAGGTGACTCTGCAACCCGAAGAACTTCAGCTAGAAAGTGAGGCCATGCTCAAGGCGATCGAAGCCCAGCATGGACTTTTAATCGAGCGCGCCCGAGGAATTTTTTCGTTCTCTTATCTGGTCTTTCAAGAATATCTAACAGCGCGCAAGATTGTCGCCACCCATAACCTAAGTGCGTTGGAGCAAGCCTTAGGGGGATTAGTCAGCCATATTACTGACCCCCACTGGCACGAGGTCTTTTTGCTCACCGCCGGTATGCTACGCAGTGCCGATTCCCTAGTGCAGTTGATGAAGCAGGAGGTGGATGCCTTAGTAGCCCAAGACCCTCACTTACAAGACTTTTTGATGTGGGTCAACAAAAAATCAAAAAGTCTTCCCAACCCCAAACTGGCGACAACCCGGGCCTTTTACCTAGCCCTTGCCCAAGACTCCCCCACCGCGAACCAGTTTGCCCTAGCCAGCACCCTCGACCAAGGCATCTTTTTAGATACAGCTCTGGAAAATTTGTTGCGGGAGTTTGCCATCGACCACAGCCAGAATTTTGCCTACGCCCATGCCTGTAGTGAAGCCCTCAACAATATTCTAGTCATCGTTTTAGACGCGGGGTTCTATAAGTCGCTGCAACAGCTTAAGGAGCAACTACCGGCCTCTCACCAAAGCCAAGAGCAACTGGAAACCTGGTGGCAAAATAACTACGCGAACTGGGTCGAGCAGCTTAAAGACTCCGTTGCTAAATATCGCAATATTCACCACCCCTGGAAGTTTAATCCTGAGCAAAAGCAGGTGCTAAACCGCTACTACGATGCCAATCAACTGCTAATCGATTGCTTGAACAGCAACTGTGAAGTCACCGAAGCTATGCGCAAAGAGATTGAAGCGACACTTTTGCTGCCCCAAAAAGAATTAGATGATCGCGAATGGCAGAATAATTAAAACGAATTGCTACATTTCTATACAAATCAACCCATCTAAACCCTATCTAAACACCAGGTCAACCATCACTGCGCCATAATGCGCACAAGAACCAACAGAAATTTCACGTCATGCTTAAGAAGGGTAGAGAATTTGTCAGAAAATCCAAGATTTTCTATGATTACGGACAAAACATAGACATGGTTGAAGACCTGAGTTTAGAGCAAAAAAGTACTCAACTGCTGGGGGCTTTAGTACAAGAGAGGGGGTGGTTCAGCCGCACCGAAGTAACGGGCAATACATTTTTCGAGTTAGATCAAACCACCAGCGATAATATGCAAGACAGAACCCAAACCACTAACGACAAGCTCCATGAACTAAGCCAAACGGCCAGTCATGAGGTTCGCGAGACCTCTCAGCTCACGACCGAGGACCTCCGAGGCTCAGGCCGCTGTACCAATGAAATGACTCAAGAGACTGCTCAGGAGACCCAGAGTCTAGGGGATGCGCCTCCCCCTGTCCCGACCCTGCCAAGTTCGTCAGTACCGGTGAGGGGCCGAGATGCGGCTGATGTGACCATTACGCAAGCTGAGGGCAGGCGAGTACGATACCTAGTGCTCAATCAAGCAGGTTCTATTTTGGCGGCACCGGGTGAAATAGTGACGTTAGCGATCATTGAACGGGCCCAGGTCGATAGCCGAGAGCGTTTACTGCTGCAAGCCGTGGGACTGATGTAAAGCTCCTCCGGGAAATGTGGGTCATCCCCTTCCCCTCCCGGTCATGGCTAGGGCCCCTCAGCTTGAGGGGCTTGACCTCCTGCTAAGATCGGTCTAGACCTAACACCCTCAGTCTAGAAAATTTATCGGTATCTCCGGCGGGTACCACTTCCCTATCAATGAGTTCTATAAAAGCGAGTCCCACAGAGTGGAATTAACACACCATTCCTTTGAATTTTACAATATTGCTTTTTTTGGCATTATCTTAGTTCGCTACTTTTTAGTAGCAGGGATAACATATTGGCTTTTTTATTCCCCTTTTAGCCAGTCTGCGAGTAAGCCTAGAGCACATCAGCCGCCCACCAGGACGGCTATTTGGCATGATATTAAGCTTTCGATGCTTTCATCTGCGGTGTTTGCCCTAGCGGCGGCATTAATTCTTTCGGCCTATACGGCGGGAAGCACTGAACTCTACACCGACCCACGAGAGTATGGGCTGTGGTATCTCGGGGTCAGCTATGGCATCGGTCTACTTCTGCAAGATACCTATTTTTATTTCACCCATCGTCTATTTCACCACCCTAAGCTCTTTTCCTGGCTCCACCAAGGACATCATCGCTCCCGCTACCCCACTCCCTGGACTTCGTTTGCCTTCGATCCATTAGAGGCTGTTGTTCAGGCACTATTCTTAGTCGGCCTTGTTTTTGTTCTGCCGCTGCATTTCATTACAGTAATTGCGGTGTTGGCCACAATGACCATGTGGGCGGTGCTAAATCATTTGGGCCCAGATCGCCTACCCAGCCTATTCCCACATCATTGGCTAGGGCGGTGGCTGATTGGCCCAGCTCACCACTCGATTCATCATCTTAAATATACGGTTCATTATGGACTTTATTTTACGTTTTGGGATTGTCTGCTGGGTAGCGAAGATCTTGGATACAGGCAAAGTATCAAAAATTTACACCCCCCCGACTCGAAATATGAGTAGGATATTGAATGCTGCCTCTAACGAGTTATCGTCTTTTGGGCAGTCTCTATAAACCTATTGTATTAAATTGTGTACTTGTTAATCACGTCAATCAATTCACTCATGAAATAAAACATCTACCAATTATTGTTGTTTTTAGGCAAGAGGTTCCAACCCGGTTCCTTCTAGCGTATGTAAACGATAAGGAGAGTATCAGAATGAGTATTGAAGACCGAGCAAAAGCAACCGCTAAAGATGTAGGCGGTAAAGTGGAAGAAGCCGTCGGTGATCTGACTGGCAATAAAGAAGCTAAAGCTAAAGGTAAATCCAAACAAGCTGAAGCTAAAATTGGCCACACCGTAGAAGATGGTAAGGAGGGCGTTAAAAAGGCTATTGACTAGTCCGTGGATTTGTGTGTGACTAAATCTTGATTTTGTGATGTAGATGATGTAGCTGAGGATGAGATGTTCAAGCATCTTGTCCTCCTTCTTGTCCTCACAGATAAGATTTTGATGTCAATGAAATATATTTTTAGAGGTAACAACGATGTCATTTCGACAAGCCAATAAATTTTTCGTGATTGTGATTTCAACCCTGATGCTGGTTGCAACGGTTGTGTTTAACTTTGGTACGACCCGTGCCTGGGCGGCAACCTTGCCAGGACCCTTGGCAAGCCAACCCCAGCTTGCGAGCATGAATCGAGCTGAGGCGATCACAAAGAATCTAGAAGGTAAGGCCCAAGAAGCCCTTGGCAATGTGACTGGCGATCCTAAGGATCAAATGATGGGCAAGGCTAAACAAGCTGAAAGCCAGATGCGTAATGCGGCTGAGGACATGAAAAATGAGACGCAGCTCAGTGACCGAGCTAAAGCAGTAGCGAAGAATGTTGAAGGCAAAATCCAGGAAACTGCTGGCAATGTGACGGGCAGCAGCAAGGACCAAATGATGGGCAGACTTAAGCAGACTGATGGCAGTAATCAAAACATGATCGAAAATGTCAAAGATAGCATTGGTGATTTCTTCAACTAACCCTCAACCCGCATTCAATATCCAGAATCGTCCATCGCACAGATGATTCTGGATACGCGAAAGACCTACCGTTGACCATCTTTGAATTTCCGTTGTTCTGTACCCAAGCTTGAGGTAGAAATATGTTAAATGTTGTCTGGTCTGTGGTCGTGATTCTTCTCGTCTTGTGGGCATTAGGGTTTGCGGTCAATATCGGCGGAGGCTTAGTTCATTTGCTTCTGGTTCTGGCGTTGATTGGTATTGTGTATAACCTGGTCATTGGGCGTCGTTAAAAATATAGCAGAGGAGGTTATATGACTATCATTTCTTGGATTGTTTTGGGACTACTCGCGGGGGCGATCGCAAAAGCGATTGTTCCTGGATATCAAGGAGGGAACTGGTTTGCCACCATGATCCTGGGTATCATCGGTGCATTTATTGGTGGCACGTTGCACTTATTTATTGAAACGGGAAGTCTGGAACTAACATCAGCAGATTTGAGCATTATTGGTGTGTTTGTTGCTGTTCTCGGGTCAATTATCGCGATTTACCTCTATGGAACCATGTCCCGTAGACGCTTGTAAGTCATCGTAACTCAGGTATAGGTTTAAAAACGTTGTCTGCACTTCTCTAGAGAGAAATGTGTGGGCAACGTTTTTAGTGTGATGGGGGAGAAGGGAACAGGGAACAGGGAACAGGGAACAGGGGGGAGAAAAGGCAGTAGGCAGTAGGGGAAGGCAACAGGCATAACCCACCCTTACCCCTCCCATGCTATGAAACCTAATCCATTTGAATGTTTGACATGATTGACTATATATGGTAGGCGGTTAGGGAGGGGTGAGGAAGCCTGTAGACGCTTCGCTTCTGAGGTGCCTTGGCCGAGTTTGATGACTCCCTAGGATGGGATGCTGGGGGTTGAGGGTCTGCGGTCAATTATGACGGGTTAAGAGTTGATCCCCATTTGTTAACAGGCGATCGCCTAAAAATTATCAGTATTTTTATAGCCGTTAATGCAATGTTTCGTAACAAAAATTGTAGTAACGTCACCGAATACTATTGAATTTCATTGCTAAAATGACCATACACTTTGACGGCCCCAAGAACATCTCAGGCGATCGCCCAATGGGGTGCAGTCCTGTTAGAACTCTTGATATAGACTGCCATTTCAATTCCTCCATACTGCCCTAATCTACGACGCTTGACTAACGTCCCTACCCCTTATGACCTTCACCTCTGAGCCGATGTCCGCAGATGCGTTGAACGCCAACCTGGAGCGTTCCGAGACCTTAACGTCCCGAAATACAGGAGTCTTTATTACCGTTCATGGTCATTACTATCAACCGCCTCGGGAAAATCCTTACCTCGATGCGATCGAACGACAACCGAGTGCTAGTCCCTTCCATGACTGGAATGAACGCATCCATGCTGAATGCTATCGCCCCAACGCCTTTGCCCGCATCTTAAATGATCGCGGCGAAGTGGTGGATATTGTCAACAATTACGAATATCTCAGCTTCAACATTGGGCCCACCCTCATGAATTGGATTGCAGGACATGATCCCGAAGTCTATGAACGGATTATCGAGGGCGATCGCTGCAGTTGCGAACGTCTCGGAGGTCATGGTAATGCGATCGCCCAAGTCTACAACCACATCATCCTGCCCCTTGCTAACCCAAGGGACAAACGCACCCAAATTCGTTGGGGTAAAGCCGACTTCCACAAACACTTCGGCCGCGATCCCGAGGGAATGTGGCTGGCCGAGACGGCCATCGACTATCCCACCATGGAAGCCCTCATCCAAGAAGGCATCCAATTTGTCATCCTCGCCCCCTCCCAGGTACAACGCTGTCGCCCCATGGCCACAGAGGACAATCCGAACCCCGCCTGGTACGAAGTGGGCGGCGGACAAATTGACCCCAGTCGCCCCTATCGCTGTTATCTCAAAGATGAGGACGGACGTCCAAACTCAGAACGCCCCTATCTCGATGTCTTCTTCTATGATGGCCCCATCTCGCGGGATATGGGCTTCAACGATGTCCTCGAAAGTGCCTATAACTTTGCCGGCCGTCTAGAAATTGCCATTCATGGGGATCATCGTCCCGCGCAAATTATTTCCGTCGCCACCGATGGCGAAACCTTTGGCCACCACAAACGGGACAAAGAAAAATGCGTTGCCTACTGCGTCACTCAGGAATTTCCTAATCGCGGCTGGACTGTGACCAACTTTGCCCATTATCGCAGCGTTAATCCCCCCACCTGGGAATGTGAACTCAAATCCGTCACCGCCTGGAGTTGTTCCCACGGCGTCGATCGCTGGCAAGATGACTGCGGCTGTGGCGGAGGTGGCGGAACCCAACAGAAATGGCGGCGGCCCCTGCGGGATAGTCTGGATTGGGTGCGCGATCGCCTCGAAGATGTCTACGGCCGCGAAGGGGGTCGTCTACTGCGAGATCCCTGGAAAGCCCGCGACGAATATATCAGCATTTTGGGCGATCGCAGCCGCGAGAACGTCGCCGAGTTCCTGCGTCAGCATCAAGTCCGAGAACTCACCGCCAGCGAGCAAATCGATGCTCTGCGGCTGCTGGAAATGCAGCGTCACACCCTGCTGATGTACACCAGTTGCGGCTGGTTCTTCGAGGAAATCTCTCGCCCTGAGGGAACGCAAATCCTCCGCTATGCCGCCCGGGCGATCGAACTGGCCGGCCAAGTCACCGGCCAAGATATTGAACCCGAGTTCATCGCCCAACTCGCGGCCGCCCCCTCCAACGTCCCCTTCTTTGACGATGGGGCCGCCGTCTATCGCCATAACGTCAAACCCAACCAGGTCAGCATCGAACAGATCGCCGCCCATTATGCCATCAGTTCCCTATTCAAGACCTATCAACCCGAACATCGTGTTTATTGCTACCAAGCCCGACAACTCGACTATCAACTGCAACGCTTAGGAACCCTCACCCTCGCCGTGGGCCAAGCTGAGTTTAGTTCCGAGATCACCTGGGAGTCCGTCCATCTAACCTTTGCCGTTTTGCACTTGGGGGGTCTAGACTTCCATTGCTGTATCCAACCCTTCTCCGGCCGTCGGGAATACCGCAAAATGAAAGAAGCCCTGTTTATGGCTTTAGAATCCGCCAGTGCCGCCCAAACCATTCTGGCTATGAACCGTCACTTTGACGGTCAAACCTTTGGCCTCTCGGATCTATTCGCCGAGGAAGAAGAACGGATTATTCACCAATTAGAACGGCAAACCCTGAAACGGCTCGATCGCCTCTACGGACAGATCTATCGCGATAACTATGGGGTTCTCAAAGCCCTACAACGCAATCATCTGAATGTCCCCCGAGAACTTCAGGTGGCCGCTGAAATGGCTCTCAATCAACGCTGTCTAGAAACCGTCCGTGGCTTAGTGCAGCAACTCAATCGCATTGATGAGCAACCGGTCAAAATCGACTATTGGATGGAATTAACCGCCATTAGCATCGAAGCCCAAACCATGAACTGTCACCTGAACGTTCCCGAGGCCAAACAGTCCCTAGAACAGTTGATTTGGCGCTCCTTGTGGCATCTATTGCATTCGAGCGAGGATGAGCTGGGTCAGTTCTCTCGTGATGAGAGAATTACGCAAATCACCAATCTGGTTGACATGGGTGAAAAACTGCAATTGGGGTTAGCCCTCGATCGCATCCAGGAACTCTATTATGACTGGCTCAAAGGGGCGATCGAAGACAATGCCCTCCGCACCGATGACCAGGATCTGCTCCAACTCGGTCAGGTTCTGAAAGTCGATACTCACATCTGGCTACGTTAAAAGCCGTCCCGGTTTCCATGGGGTGAGACATTAACCCATCCCATGGGAACCGGAAAAACCAACAGATGTGTATCTGCGAGATTACAGAGTCAGAGATTGAGGATTAGTTTCAATTAACCCGGCTAAATCTTTCAGGAACGCCGCCGCATCCGCACCGTAAATAATCCGGTGGTCGCAGGTGATGTTCACTTGCATTTGCCGTTTAACGCCCATCAGGCCATCCTCCGTAGCCACCACTTGGGGGCGAGACGCACCAATGGCCAGAATCGAACCCTGTCCAGGGGGCAGAATCGCATCAAAGCGATCGACTCCAAACATCCCCAAATTGGAAAGAGTGAAGGTGCCACTGTTGTACTCTTCCGGTTGCAATTGCTTACTGCGAGAGCGAGCCACCAGGTCTTTCCAATTGCGGGAGAGGGAATAAATATCCACCTGATCTGCATTTTGCAGTACCGGCGTAATCAAGCCCCCATCCGGCATAGCCACGGCAACCGAAACATTGATATTTCCGTTATACTGCACCCCTTTCTCTGTGTAGCTGGCATAGAGTAGGGGGTGTTTTTGCAGCGTGACGGCCACGGCTTTGGCCAACAAGCCTGTCATCGTCACACCCTTGGACTTGATTTGTTTATAGAGATTATCCAGGGCATCGGTGGTGATGGTATAGCCCACCCGGAACACCGGAACCGCTAAACTGGCGGTCATATTACGCACCACCGCCCCTTGTAGGGTATTGAAGGGAACCACCTGGCCAGGAGTCACAGGAGCGGGGCTGGGGCTACTATTAGGAGCCGTCATGGGAACCGGAGCCGCAGCGGTGGGCATCATTGGGGTAACGCTGGGGGCAGAAACCGGTTGTCCGGCGGCCTGTTGCACATCTTCAGCGACGATGCGACCATAGGGGCCACTTCCTTGCAGGCTGCTTAGTTCCACCTTAAGTTGTTTCGCCAGCTTGCGGGCCCGAGGAGAGGCAACGAGGCGACCACTGGATTGGCTGCTAGAGCCGTTTTGACTACTCGCCGCCGCAACAGGAGCCGGGTCAGGGGTTGGCGCTGGGGTAGGCGCTGGGGCGGGGGCTGACGAACTTTGCTGTTGCGCTTTTTCTTGAACTTGGGGAATATCGGCTTCGGTTTCTGCGAGCAGGGCAATGGTGCTGCCCACTGGGGCAACTTCCCCGTCACCGACTAAGATGGCGGCCAAGTAACCGTCGTAAAAGGACTCAACATCCATATCGGCCTTGTCGGATTCAACGACAACAACCGTTTCACCTTTTTCCACCTTGTCTCCCGTGGCTTTCGTCCAGGAGACGATTTTGCCTTCGGTCATGGTGGAACTGAGGGCGGGCATGAAAATTTCGTGGCTCATAGGGGGCGTACCGCGCTCTACACTCGTATAGTCTGCAAATATCCAAAGATACCATATTGGGGGAAGGCAAGAGGGGAAGAGAAGGCAGTAGGCAGTACGCAGTAGGCAGTAGGCAGTAGGGAAGAGAAGGCAAGAGGCAAGAGGCAGTACGCAGTAGGCAGTAGGCAGTAGGGAAGAAAAGGCAAGAGGCAAGAGGCAGGAGGCAAGAGGGGAAGAGAAGGCAAAAGAAAACAGACGTCGCTTGGCCACGTCTGTCTGAATGTCCCTATAAGATGCCTATCTCACTGTTTTTTTGGCGGTATCCGCCAGTTCCCTTAGGACGCGCTGCGTTCCCGTTTCCCTTTGAGCATTAAGCCGCCTACCGCTAACAGTCCTAACACAGAGGCGGGTTCGGGAACTGGTTGGGGTTCAACCACGCTGGCATCGGCGAGATTGCCAACCATCGCCATCCCATCATTGACGCACTCAGCGAAGATGTGAGCGATGAAATCTCCACTGGGTAAGAGACTTCTATCAAAGCTGAAGCCGAAGGTATGGGTTCCAGTTGCGCCGAACTGGTTAAAGTTCAACCCTAAACTGGCCAGAGCCGTGGCTTCTAACATATTGATGCCACCAATGCGCTCTCCAGAGGCGATGGAATTGATAACTTTGTAGTTTTGATTCACACCAGATTGCCAGTACGCATCATTGCTGGCTAGGTCACCAATGCGAGCGCCTTCACCGCCTCCAGTTTTATTCACGGAAAGATTATTCACCGTGTTGGCATGATGGTTCAGATGCTGGAATCCAGAGTTTTGCTGAGCCACGTTGGTTCCGGTAACGTTTTGATAAACGCCTGCCTCTTGCACCCCACTATCGGTGTTGTTCGCAAAATTAATCGCGAAGAGGTTGCCATTGGCATCATCTAAGCCGTCACCGGTGAAGTTAAAGAACAAGTCCCCATAGCTAATAACACCACCAGAGGCAGCCGAGAAGTTATGACCATCGAGACTTAAGTTAGAGTTAATGCCGATATAGATGTTGTCTCCATCTTCCATCAGCGCCATGCCATAAAACTCAAATGGACTGTTGCTTCCAACAACTCCACTGGCATCATGACCATCGGTGAAAGAATCAATCGCATAGTTCCATTGAGCTATGGACGGACTCACGCCAACAGCAAGAGAGGCAAGGGTTAAGCCTGCGGTGACGAGAGAAGTTTTCGTTAAGAAAGAAGTATTCATCGTTAAATCCTAGGTCAGTTGATTTGGGTCTAAATGCGATATAGCAATATGTTGCTTGCCCTGGTGTTCCCAAGGTATGGGTAAAAAATATCTCAGGCAAGGAACTAATAAGGTCTTAGCAAAGTCTTCATCAATAAGCTGGCTTTGTGAAGTCTCTGTGAAGATAGATTGACCTCAAAAATTCCAGAAAGAACGGTCAAAAAAGATACGTAAATTACGTGTAAATACGATTTAAGCATTGGGTGTATTTACTGATTATTACTATCACCCTCATCAATTTTCCTCCACATTCAAGAGATTGACGAGCGGTCAAACATGGGTAAGATAAATCAATATCCGTATTTTTGACGATTGGACTCTTCTGTTGCTCGATCTCAAAGCTTGAGTCAAACTGCGAAACAATCTGAAACAAATTTGATTTGTTTTGTAGATAAAGAATTTTATAACTATCTTTTGCCTAAAGTGATTATCCCGGGAGCCTCGTTGCGGCTTCATTGGGTAACTTTATCTGTAAAAACAACGATGTTCTGAATATTTTTATATTTTATATTCGTGAAATCACTTAGGTCTTAAGACCGATGTCGGTTCCGAGACCATCAGATCCGCCATATCGCGCCAATTGACCCGAACATAACCATGATTCCATGGTGCTTTCGATTGTGATCTCGATCTGTTCTCACCCCCTAGATCCATCACCTAGACAGTTGGGTAACTGTCACGAAGACTGGGGATAACAATCAACCGATCGCAGGGTTGAGATCGTCGCGGCATTCCAGATAGCCCCAGATAATAGGGATACTGAATTCGACGAAGCGCAATGAATCCCTTTCAATCATTCAACCTGTCCGGAACGGGCCAGCCTCTTGGTCCGAAAGCCTCATTTGATTTACGAACTCAATTACAAAGCCTCTTATGGTCGGTTGAGTTACTAGAACTACGCTTAGACCAAGATGTGATGCTACAGGTCAATCGGGATGCACTCCTGCAAGAAATTGAACAGGTTCGCAACACCATTGAGGCCACTTGCAATACCTGCGATCGCCTCACCTATAACTCCGACACCCTTATCGGGACCCCATCTCCCTAACCGAACATGAGCCAGCGAGACTCATCTTCAAGGTCGTTTTCATTCACTGCCAATGTCCTTGCCCATGATTTTCTACGGATTGCCACCTTCTACCTCCGTATTTGCACTGATAATATAGTAAGCAGTGCTAGTTACGTTCGTAGTTTTACTTAGCTTTTGCGCCTAACCCAACGTCGTCGTTTCACGTGATAAATCCCCATGTTGCACTCTAGTCTCTTTCCCATGACCGAGCCGCCTCAGTCCCAGTCTCAGTTCACCAATGAACAGACTCATGAGTTCCGCACGTCGCTGAACACCATCTTGATGTCCATTGAACTCCTTGATGATGACAGCCTCGATCGCGAGGAACGTCAGAGTTACCTGAACTTCATTCGCGAGGCTACTGAACAGATGAAGCGAATTTTAGATGAATCTCTCTAATCCAGCGCCTCTCAGAGATGGTTTCATGGCATCATACTCCCAGCAACCCCCCCAATTTTGACTTATGCCCTGGCAACGTCCCGATGGTCGCGCCCATGATAGCTTGCGCCCAATTCAGTTTGACCTCGACTTTACCGATTTCGCGACCAGTTCGGTTCTCGCCCATTCTGGCAATACCCGAGTTCTCTGCACGGTGACTGTAGAACCGGGAGTGCCTCGCTTCCTCAAGGATACGGGCCAGGGCTGGCTGACGGCTGAATATCGGATGCTGCCGAGTGCCACACCTGAACGGCAACGGCGGGAACTGCTGAAACTCTCCGGGCGAACCCAGGAAATTCAACGATTGATTGGTCGCAGTTTACGAGCGGCGGTAGATCTCAAGGCCTTGGGAGAACGAACTCTGCTGATTGATGCCGACGTCTTACAAGCCGATGCGGGAACTCGCACGGCGGCAATCACGGGGTCCTGGGTGGCCCTGGCCCAAGCCCTCGATCGCCTGGTACAAGCCGGAGAGTTAGACCAGTCTCCTCTGACTCATGCGATCGCCGCTGTTTCCGTAGGACTGATTGAAGGACAACCGCTTCTGGACCTAAAATATGAAGAGGATGTGGCGGCGGATGTGGATTTGAATGTGGTGATGACTGAGCAACTGCAAGTCATCGAAATTCAAGGCACAGCCGAGTCGGGTAGCTTCTCCCGCTCTCAACTCAACAGCCTCCTCGATTTAGCCGAACAGGGCATCGAACAACTCCTACAGGCTCAAAAAGAAACTCTATCGAGTTAAGCGACCACAAGAGGGCGACCACAAGAGGGCGACCACGGTTCGGCTATCGCTCACCGACCGCAAGGGTACGCCCCTACGTTGTTTCTGTTCCCTGTTCCCTGTTCCCTGTTCCCTGTTCCCTGTTCCCTGTTCCCTGTTCCCTATTCCCCTCTCCCCTATGAACATTTTTCGTCAATATATCGCCCCGGCTTTAATTGTTGTCGTTTTCCTGCTGGCCTTACT
Proteins encoded:
- a CDS encoding CsbD family protein, with amino-acid sequence MSFRQANKFFVIVISTLMLVATVVFNFGTTRAWAATLPGPLASQPQLASMNRAEAITKNLEGKAQEALGNVTGDPKDQMMGKAKQAESQMRNAAEDMKNETQLSDRAKAVAKNVEGKIQETAGNVTGSSKDQMMGRLKQTDGSNQNMIENVKDSIGDFFN
- a CDS encoding CsbD family protein, with the protein product MSIEDRAKATAKDVGGKVEEAVGDLTGNKEAKAKGKSKQAEAKIGHTVEDGKEGVKKAID
- a CDS encoding GlsB/YeaQ/YmgE family stress response membrane protein encodes the protein MTIISWIVLGLLAGAIAKAIVPGYQGGNWFATMILGIIGAFIGGTLHLFIETGSLELTSADLSIIGVFVAVLGSIIAIYLYGTMSRRRL
- a CDS encoding DUF3536 domain-containing protein gives rise to the protein MSADALNANLERSETLTSRNTGVFITVHGHYYQPPRENPYLDAIERQPSASPFHDWNERIHAECYRPNAFARILNDRGEVVDIVNNYEYLSFNIGPTLMNWIAGHDPEVYERIIEGDRCSCERLGGHGNAIAQVYNHIILPLANPRDKRTQIRWGKADFHKHFGRDPEGMWLAETAIDYPTMEALIQEGIQFVILAPSQVQRCRPMATEDNPNPAWYEVGGGQIDPSRPYRCYLKDEDGRPNSERPYLDVFFYDGPISRDMGFNDVLESAYNFAGRLEIAIHGDHRPAQIISVATDGETFGHHKRDKEKCVAYCVTQEFPNRGWTVTNFAHYRSVNPPTWECELKSVTAWSCSHGVDRWQDDCGCGGGGGTQQKWRRPLRDSLDWVRDRLEDVYGREGGRLLRDPWKARDEYISILGDRSRENVAEFLRQHQVRELTASEQIDALRLLEMQRHTLLMYTSCGWFFEEISRPEGTQILRYAARAIELAGQVTGQDIEPEFIAQLAAAPSNVPFFDDGAAVYRHNVKPNQVSIEQIAAHYAISSLFKTYQPEHRVYCYQARQLDYQLQRLGTLTLAVGQAEFSSEITWESVHLTFAVLHLGGLDFHCCIQPFSGRREYRKMKEALFMALESASAAQTILAMNRHFDGQTFGLSDLFAEEEERIIHQLERQTLKRLDRLYGQIYRDNYGVLKALQRNHLNVPRELQVAAEMALNQRCLETVRGLVQQLNRIDEQPVKIDYWMELTAISIEAQTMNCHLNVPEAKQSLEQLIWRSLWHLLHSSEDELGQFSRDERITQITNLVDMGEKLQLGLALDRIQELYYDWLKGAIEDNALRTDDQDLLQLGQVLKVDTHIWLR
- a CDS encoding lmo0937 family membrane protein, which translates into the protein MLNVVWSVVVILLVLWALGFAVNIGGGLVHLLLVLALIGIVYNLVIGRR
- a CDS encoding sterol desaturase family protein, whose protein sequence is MLSSAVFALAAALILSAYTAGSTELYTDPREYGLWYLGVSYGIGLLLQDTYFYFTHRLFHHPKLFSWLHQGHHRSRYPTPWTSFAFDPLEAVVQALFLVGLVFVLPLHFITVIAVLATMTMWAVLNHLGPDRLPSLFPHHWLGRWLIGPAHHSIHHLKYTVHYGLYFTFWDCLLGSEDLGYRQSIKNLHPPDSKYE
- a CDS encoding dihydrolipoamide acetyltransferase family protein: MSHEIFMPALSSTMTEGKIVSWTKATGDKVEKGETVVVVESDKADMDVESFYDGYLAAILVGDGEVAPVGSTIALLAETEADIPQVQEKAQQQSSSAPAPAPTPAPTPDPAPVAAASSQNGSSSQSSGRLVASPRARKLAKQLKVELSSLQGSGPYGRIVAEDVQQAAGQPVSAPSVTPMMPTAAAPVPMTAPNSSPSPAPVTPGQVVPFNTLQGAVVRNMTASLAVPVFRVGYTITTDALDNLYKQIKSKGVTMTGLLAKAVAVTLQKHPLLYASYTEKGVQYNGNINVSVAVAMPDGGLITPVLQNADQVDIYSLSRNWKDLVARSRSKQLQPEEYNSGTFTLSNLGMFGVDRFDAILPPGQGSILAIGASRPQVVATEDGLMGVKRQMQVNITCDHRIIYGADAAAFLKDLAGLIETNPQSLTL
- a CDS encoding NACHT domain-containing protein is translated as MAKRSLKASPAGIQQAKRAFALKGWTQENLAGEVNLKTRQPIWRFFTGQPVDRQVFMELCQVLDLDWREIAKNPPAEFLEPGESVEPTIDELVAEVRSQHHDTIQHRCGILQLLDVRHPVNIDDIYVDVNILEAVANQQCLEVSALNNLDPADFNRMGLGIIDQPQIPGVEAVKTYGKLRVLGKPGIGKTTFLQHLAVQCNQGEFAPEQVPIFILLREFAEAAKHQNDVSLFDYIHRILVRSGLTNPAQLERLLIEGRVLMLMDGMDEVINQDISATIREIRSFSDKYHRNRFVVSCRTAAQELALHGFTDVEISPFSPEQITTFAQKWFVTLGRTATSQGQTQAAEFIEKLDLPENWQFRQLVVTPLFLHLSCWLFQGQGQFPTKRTAFYKQGLDLLLGKWDETKGVTRDDAYREFLLPQKMRLLSQLAAVTFEKGQYFFEQRVIEQYIEDYLENLPEVTLQPEELQLESEAMLKAIEAQHGLLIERARGIFSFSYLVFQEYLTARKIVATHNLSALEQALGGLVSHITDPHWHEVFLLTAGMLRSADSLVQLMKQEVDALVAQDPHLQDFLMWVNKKSKSLPNPKLATTRAFYLALAQDSPTANQFALASTLDQGIFLDTALENLLREFAIDHSQNFAYAHACSEALNNILVIVLDAGFYKSLQQLKEQLPASHQSQEQLETWWQNNYANWVEQLKDSVAKYRNIHHPWKFNPEQKQVLNRYYDANQLLIDCLNSNCEVTEAMRKEIEATLLLPQKELDDREWQNN